From a region of the Pontixanthobacter gangjinensis genome:
- a CDS encoding pilus assembly protein TadG-related protein: MNRSITSRFLRDNSAAVGPMYAIALFGLITVAGVGWDYSRLMTMDSELQNAADQAALAAATQLTGNDGAMVRARDAANNYLASADSAWVNETKLSNDGDGRPITGLTFEFYEDYDRATDTFGSQVTNDDDAEDARVVRVIVNGRYAKYALTALTGVIRSPNIEANAVAGLEASVCKAPKMFVCAPTRDFPTEADKGKGFRLRVLPNATDAFTPGNFGFLDPDGSVKNDRDTGNPNRELGKNNELDTCVASSGIESEPGFVAVESRALNTRFDMYGPAMPGCNTTNGDFCPSENTVTTVVYKQEIPGNGSANPTATACASGIGSGNNARGSEMSLADALAEMTSTNNNTVPGYTRDNCMISGSCSTIGDGDWSGQAYMNRNHGAADLMSVSGDGSRFGVFQWELAAKSSRLAVRKLGYKQGTGGSNKSAIYCSYPQAVTEPPVVPSASQKDRRIMTVASVDCTGLNGRDKLDVLRFADLFLVDYSKTTGTNSGEIMTEVIGPARRPDGGSAFQYYGRNKPVLLR, from the coding sequence ATGAACAGGAGCATCACATCTCGATTTCTGCGCGATAATAGCGCGGCGGTTGGACCGATGTATGCGATTGCCCTGTTCGGACTGATCACCGTTGCGGGCGTTGGCTGGGATTACAGCCGGTTGATGACCATGGATAGCGAGTTGCAAAACGCCGCCGATCAGGCTGCGCTGGCCGCCGCGACGCAGCTTACTGGCAATGATGGAGCAATGGTCCGCGCGCGTGATGCAGCGAATAACTATCTAGCATCCGCGGATAGCGCCTGGGTCAACGAAACCAAGCTGTCCAATGATGGAGACGGCCGTCCGATAACGGGCCTGACCTTCGAATTTTATGAAGATTACGACCGCGCCACCGACACATTCGGGAGCCAGGTTACAAACGATGATGATGCGGAAGATGCACGCGTGGTGCGGGTTATAGTCAATGGCCGTTACGCCAAATATGCATTGACCGCGCTCACAGGCGTTATTCGTTCGCCCAACATCGAAGCCAATGCGGTGGCTGGGCTGGAAGCATCGGTCTGCAAGGCACCGAAGATGTTTGTCTGCGCGCCAACCCGCGATTTCCCGACCGAAGCGGACAAGGGCAAAGGTTTCCGTCTGCGCGTTCTACCCAATGCAACCGATGCGTTCACTCCGGGCAATTTCGGCTTTCTTGATCCCGATGGCAGCGTGAAGAACGACCGCGACACGGGCAACCCGAACCGCGAACTGGGCAAGAACAACGAACTGGATACGTGCGTCGCATCATCCGGCATTGAATCCGAACCCGGATTTGTCGCGGTCGAATCTCGCGCCCTGAATACGCGCTTCGATATGTACGGCCCCGCAATGCCGGGCTGTAACACTACGAATGGCGATTTTTGCCCATCCGAAAATACCGTTACGACAGTTGTTTATAAGCAAGAGATTCCTGGCAACGGTTCCGCCAACCCAACCGCTACTGCCTGCGCATCTGGCATAGGAAGCGGCAACAACGCCAGAGGCAGCGAAATGTCGCTGGCTGATGCGCTGGCGGAAATGACCAGTACAAATAACAACACAGTTCCGGGCTACACTCGCGACAATTGCATGATTTCCGGCAGTTGTTCGACCATTGGCGATGGGGACTGGTCCGGCCAAGCCTATATGAACAGGAATCATGGCGCGGCAGATCTGATGAGCGTTTCGGGCGATGGATCGCGCTTCGGCGTGTTTCAGTGGGAACTGGCCGCCAAGTCGTCACGTCTCGCTGTCCGTAAATTGGGTTATAAGCAAGGAACAGGTGGCAGCAATAAATCAGCCATTTATTGTTCCTATCCTCAAGCAGTTACCGAGCCCCCAGTCGTGCCCAGCGCGTCGCAGAAAGATCGGCGGATCATGACGGTTGCATCGGTGGATTGCACCGGGTTGAACGGGCGGGACAAGCTCGACGTGTTACGGTTCGCTGATCTGTTTCTGGTTGATTACAGTAAGACTACCGGTACAAATTCAGGCGAGATAATGACCGAAGTCATCGGCCCCGCAAGGCGGCCTGATGGCGGGTCAGCTTTCCAATATTATGGCCGTAACAAGCCGGTGCTGCTGCGATGA
- a CDS encoding type II and III secretion system protein family protein: MIFRTLASALALSLAVAAAPAQAQYSSANIHAGELEIPINKSQIITADRPIDRAMIGNDEVADVLPVSDRSVYVLGKALGTTSLTLYDRSNRVIAVMDISVGPDTEALRSKLTEMFPTEQIEASLTNGKLMLTGLVSDVGVANRAAQLATAYAGENVINMMSLGGSQQVMLEVRFAEVDRTVGEQLGVSGFGNGSKFGGALGNGASATAGSNGATELGIDPILDNFGIFSTIFNIGDLNIEAFLNTLERKGLSKTLAEPTLVALSGEKASFLAGGEFPVPVSQGGAGAGGANAITVEFKPFGVSLAFTPTVLGNGVINLIVEPEVSSIDPSASITINGLTVPGLQTRRASTTLELRDGESFVLAGLIRSDFQTNVNQVPLLGSIPILGSLFRSTKFQKSETELLIIVTPRLVKPIRPDQVRLPTDRVADPDVLDTLLNGEDYRPRQLAPSAPAATPAPEGSDYEY; encoded by the coding sequence ATGATTTTCCGGACACTAGCTTCTGCGCTTGCACTGTCTTTGGCTGTCGCTGCCGCTCCCGCTCAGGCCCAATATTCCAGCGCCAACATTCATGCTGGCGAACTTGAGATACCCATTAATAAGAGCCAGATCATCACCGCAGATCGTCCGATTGATCGGGCGATGATTGGCAATGATGAAGTTGCCGATGTGCTGCCCGTATCAGACCGTTCGGTTTATGTTTTGGGCAAGGCCTTGGGAACAACCAGCCTGACATTGTATGATCGTTCCAATCGTGTGATCGCGGTAATGGATATTTCAGTCGGACCCGATACCGAGGCGCTCCGCTCCAAGCTGACCGAGATGTTCCCCACCGAACAGATTGAGGCCAGCCTGACCAATGGCAAGCTGATGCTAACCGGATTGGTCAGCGATGTGGGTGTGGCAAATCGGGCGGCACAATTGGCCACCGCCTATGCCGGGGAAAATGTCATCAATATGATGTCGCTCGGCGGCAGCCAGCAGGTCATGCTGGAAGTCCGCTTTGCCGAAGTTGATCGCACCGTTGGGGAACAGCTTGGCGTTAGCGGTTTTGGCAATGGCAGCAAATTCGGTGGTGCACTTGGCAATGGTGCCTCTGCCACTGCAGGGAGCAACGGTGCTACGGAACTCGGTATTGATCCGATCCTTGATAATTTCGGCATTTTTAGCACCATCTTCAACATCGGTGACCTCAACATTGAGGCATTTTTGAATACTTTGGAGCGCAAAGGTCTTTCGAAAACGCTGGCTGAGCCAACATTGGTGGCGCTTTCTGGCGAGAAAGCATCCTTCCTCGCTGGCGGCGAATTTCCTGTACCGGTGTCTCAAGGCGGTGCTGGTGCCGGCGGCGCGAACGCAATCACCGTTGAATTCAAGCCGTTTGGCGTCAGCCTGGCTTTCACGCCGACGGTATTGGGTAATGGCGTTATCAATTTGATCGTCGAGCCCGAAGTCAGTTCGATCGACCCGTCCGCTTCCATAACCATCAATGGCCTGACAGTCCCAGGACTGCAGACGCGGCGTGCCAGCACGACGCTGGAATTGCGCGATGGCGAAAGCTTTGTGTTGGCTGGTCTGATCCGTTCGGATTTCCAGACCAATGTGAATCAGGTTCCGCTGCTCGGCTCGATCCCGATTTTAGGCTCGCTGTTCCGGTCTACCAAGTTCCAGAAAAGCGAAACCGAGCTACTGATCATTGTGACGCCGCGTTTGGTCAAACCAATCCGGCCCGATCAGGTGCGCCTGCCAACGGATCGCGTGGCAGATCCCGATGTACTCGACACGCTATTGAACGGGGAAGATTACAGGCCCCGGCAGCTGGCACCATCCGCCCCGGCGGCCACTCCTGCACCAGAAGGAAGTGACTATGAATATTGA